GCGCGGCCTGGGTCTTCGACGCCCACGAGGCCGGCCGCTACGCCCTCTTCTTGGACCGCAACGCCCCATATCTGGGACCGGGGCCGGACGAGGGCCTCGTGCGCCGCGTCGCACCGTCACGTGTCGCGGCTGTCTCGGCGCCGACGTGGGAGGTGTTTGCCATCCGCACGGAGGATCTGGGCTCCGGCATCGACACGGAGTCGATCAGGGTGTCGCTGGACGGACGTCCCCTGATCGCCGAGCCCGATCCGCCACGCGACCGCCTGCTCGTGGAGTTGCCCGACGCGACGCCGCCCGGCGCGCATCGGCTGGAGATCACGGTCTCCGACCGGGCGGGGCACGTCACCGCGAGAACCTACCAACTGGTCTTGATCGCAACGCCTTGACGGGGGTGGTGGACGTTCCCGACGCCTCCTGCTATCGTAGCGGTTCGGGCTGCCACACATCACGACCACGGACCGGGGCCGATGCCACAGAAGACGTTCGTCCACCTGCACAACCACTCCGATTATTCGCTGCTCGACGGCGCCATGAAGGCCAAGGCCATGGCCAAGCGCGCGGCGGCCCTCGGCATGCCCGCCCTGGCGCTCACGGATCACGGCAACATGTTCGGTGCGGTGGAGTTCTACCTGGCCTGCCGCAAGGTCGGGATCAAGCCCATCCTGGGCATGGAAGCCTACGTCGCGCCGGACCACAGCGAACGCTCCGACGATCCGCAGCGGCGTCCCCACCACACGGTCCTGCTGGCCCGCGACGAGACTGGCTGGCGCAACCTGATGAAGCTCTCCTCGCTCGGTTACCTGGAAGGTTTCTACTACAAGCCGCGTATCGACAAGGTGCAGCTCGACGCCCACCGCGCGGGGCTGGTGGCCCTGAGCGCATGCCTCTCGGGCGAGCCGTCGCGGGCGCTCAAGCGGGGAGACGTGGCCGCCGCCACGCGCGCCGCGGCGGAATACAAGGAGATCCTGGGGCGGGATCGCTATTTCCTCGAGATCCAGGACCACGGCATCGAGGCCGAGGCGCGCGTGCGGCGGCATATGCCGGAGGTCGCCCGCGCGGTCGGCGTGGGTGTGGTCTGCACGAACGACTGCCACTACCTCGAGCGCGAGCACGCCCAGGCCCACGACCTGCTGCTCTGCGTCGGCACCAACCGCCAGTTCGACGACCCCGGCCGCTGGCGCTACGACACCGACCAGATCTACCTGAAGTCCAGCGAGGAGATGCTGAAGCTCTTCCGGGACTGGCCCGAGGCCGCCGCCAACACGCTGCGCATCGCCGACATGTGCGATCTGGAGCTCAAGCTGGGTGAATTGCTCCTGCCTGCGTTCCCCCTGCCCGCGGGCTTCGACGACGAATTCGCGTATCTGCTGCATCTGGCGCGGGAAGGTCTGTCGCAGCGCTACGGCAAGATCACGCCCGGGCTGCAGGACCGCTTCGAGTACGAGATGAGGGTCATCAAGCAGACCGGATACGCGGGCTACTTCCTGATCGTGTGGGATTTCATCCGCGCCGCCCGCGAGAGACGCATCCCCGTGGGGCCCGGCCGCGGCTCGGCCGCAGGCAGTGTCGTTTGCTATAGCCTGCGCATAACCGACATAGATCCAATAGTCAACAATCTCCTGTTCGAGAGGTTTCTCAATCCAGAGCGGATCTCCATGCCGGATATCGACGTGGATTTCTGCTTCGAGAAGCGTCCCGAGATCATCCGCTACGTCATCGACAAGTACGGCAAGGACAACGTCTCGCAGATCATCACCTTCGGCACGATGGCCGCGCGCGGCGTCATCAAGGACCTGGCGAGGGTGCTCGGATTCAGCTTCGCCGAGGCGGAGAAGATCAGCAAGCTGGTGCCCGAAGGCCCCGGCGTCTCCTTGCGCGATTGCCTGGATTCGGTGCCGGGATTCAAGCAGGTGCGCAACGCATCACCCAAGCACGACATGCTGCTGCGCAACGCCCTGGTCCTGGAGGGCATGTCGCGGAACCCCGGCATCCACGCCGCCGGCGTGCTGATCACGCCGTCCCCGCTGATCGAGCATATTCCCCTGTTCAAGTCCACCAAGGACGACATCACCAGCCAGTTCGACATGCGCATGGTCGAGGCCATGGGACTGCTCAAGATGGATTTCCTGGGCCTGCGCACGCTCACGGTCATCGACAAGGCCCTCGATCTGGTGTACCGCACCACCGGCCGGCGTCTCACGCCCGAACAGATCCCCCAGGACGACCCGGGCACCTACGCCCTGCTGCAGGAGGGGCGCACCGTCGGCGTCTTCCAGCTCGAGAGTTCGGGCATGCAGGAACTGCTGCGCAAGATGCGCCCCACCGCCTTCGAGGACATCGTGGCCGTCAACGCCCTCTTCCGGCCGGGCCCGCTCGGCGCGGGCATGGACGAGGTCTACGTGAACTGCAAGCACGGGCGCCAGGCGATCCATTATCCCCATCCCGACCTCGAGCCGATCCTGAAGGGGACCTACGGCGTGATCCTGTACCAGGAACAGGTCATGCAGATCTCCTCGCTGCTCGGCGGGTTTTCCATGGGGCAGGCCGACACGCTGCGCAAGGCCATGGGCAAGAAGAAGCGCGAGATGATGGACAACCTGCGCGTGCTCTTCCTGAAGGGAGCGCAGGAGCGGGGCTACGAACGGGCCCTGGCCGAGAAGGTCTACGACGAGATGGCGTTCTTCGCCGAGTACGGCTTCAACAAGAGCCACTCGGCCAGCTACGCGGTGCTGTCCATCCAGACGGCCTGGCTCAAGGCGCACTACCCGGGTGAGTTCATGGCGGCGACGATGACCACCGAGATGAGCAAGTCGGACCGCGTAACGCAGCTGATCGACGAGGTGAAGCGCCTGGGCCTGCGGATCAATCCCCCCAGCGTGAACAAGCCGAGCAGCGAGTTCGAGGTGCGAGACGGCGAGATCATCTTCGGCATGGGGGCGGTCAAGCACGTCGGCGCCAAGGCCATCGAGGAGATCGCGGCCGTGCGCGGGACGCGGGAGTGCGACTTCACCGACCTGTACGAGTTCTGCGAACAGATCGACCTGGCGGCCGTCAACCGCAAGGTGCTCGAGAGTCTCGTCCACGCCGGGGCCCTGGACGATCTCGCCGGTCACCGCCGCCAGTTGATCGCCAACCTGGACCGCGCCATGCAGTACGGCAACCGCGTGGCAAGGGAGAAGGCCCAGGGGCAGGCCTCGCTCTTCGGCTCGGCGGTCGAGGCATCGACCCGCCCGACCGTGGACGATTGCTCGCCGTACGATCCCCTCGACGAACTGAGCCTGGAGCGCGCGGCCGTGGGGTTCTTCCTCTCCGGCCACCCCTTCCACGAGTACCGCGAGTTCATGGACAGCCTGCCCGTCTCCACCACCAGGCGCGCGGCGGGACTCGGCGACGGAGCCTGGGTCGACCTGGCGGGTGTCGTCACCTCGCTCACCGAGGCCCGGGACCGCAACAAGCGCCTCTACGCACGCTGCCATTTCGAGGACAAGCGCGGGCTGATCGAGATGATCGTCTACGCCGATCTCTACGAGCGGACCGCCGAGCTGGTCGGCAGCGATTCGATCCTCGTCGTCGGCGGCAGGGTGCGGGTCAAGACGGACGGCGTGCGCGAGATCGTGGCCGACCGCGTGGTGGCCGTCGACATGGCACTGCGCGACTGGACGGGCGAGGTCCTGCTCTCCCTGGACCTCGATGCCGCCGATCCGCAGGCCACCGAGCGGCTGGAGGAGTTCGTGCGCTGGGCGGCCCTGCCGGGCGTGGGAGAGGCCGGCGGTTCCCTCACGCCGCGGACTGTGCCGCTGCTGGTGGAGGTGTCCCGCGAGGGCAAGCGCTGGCTGTTGCGCTCCCGCACGCGGCAGGTGGCCTTGTCCCTGCATACACTGCGCCGCATGCGCGACCTGCCCGGCGTCGAGACGATCCGCATCCGTTGCGGTCTGCCCGCGCCCGAGCCGCAGCGCCGCAACGGAGGTTTCCGCAAGCGCTCGGCGGGAGCGGGTTGATGCCTCCCGGGGCGCCACGGAGGCGCGCCCTTGACACTGCCGCCGGCCGCCGGATAGATTGAACGCCGTGCGGCGAGGGTATGGACGCGCCGCCAAAGATTGGGAGTGGAACCGGCCGATGAACCCGAAGAAGACACCCTGGCTCGACTTCGAGAAACCGATCGTCGAACTGGAGGAGCGCATTCGCACCCTGGAGGATTCGGCCTCCCTGCGCGGCCTCGACGTGACCGACGAGGTCGCACGTCTGCGCAAGCGCGTCCAGACGCTGGGCCGTGATATCTTCGAGAAGCTGGACCCGTGGCAACGCGTCCAGCTGGCGCGGCATCCCCGCCGTCCCACCACCAACCACTACATCGACCATATCTTCGACGGCTTCACCGAGCTGCACGGCGATCGCGGCTTCCGGGACGATCCATCCCTGGTCTGCGGTCTAGCCTGGCTCGGCGAGAGGCCGCTGACGGTGATCGGCCACCAGAAGGGCCGCGACACCAAGTCCAACATCCACCGGAATTTCGGCATGGCCCACCCCGAGGGCTACCGCAAGGCGCTGCGCATCATGGAGCAGTCCGCGCGTTTCGGACGCCCCATCGTCACCTTCATCGACACGCCGGGCGCCTATCCGGGCATCGGCGCCGAGGAGCGCGGCCAGGGCGAGGCCATCGCCCGCAACCTGCGCGAGATGGCCTCGCTGCGGGTGCCCATCCTGGTGTTCGTGACGGGGGAGGGCGGCTCGGGCGGCGCCCTGGCCATCGGCATCGGCGACCGCGTCTACATGCTGGAGAACGCCATCTACAGCGTCATCAGCCCCGAGGGTTGCGCGGCCATCCTCTGGCGCGACCGCGCCAAGGCGGCCGACGCCGCGCGCGCCATGAAGATCACCGCGCAGGACGCCCTGCGTCTCGGCGCCATCGACGCCATCCTGCCCGAGCCCATCGGGGGCGCGCATCGCGATTACGCCGCCATGGCCCTGACCATCGCCAACCGCATCCGGGCCGATCTCGAGGAGCTGGAGGAGATCGATGCCCAGGAGCTCGTTGACCAGCGTCTGATGAAATTCCTGTCCATGGGGATCTACAACGAAGCGAAACCGGACGACTGATCAAGAAATCAGGGTTCGCCCGTGGTGCCGGTGCGATCACGTCATCGCGGGCGCTGCACGAAGGAATAATCCGGGTCGAGTTGACATCGCTCACGGCTTCGTTTATCCTTTTTAACGCCAACCTCTTCAAGTATCCTTCCTCGTGTGGGCGTCGTTCCGTCGCCTAGGGGAAGGCCCCGGTCCATGGCTTGCCCGTTCCCCAAGGAATCGATGGCGTGTGTCTGTCTGACATGCGCGGCGTCTGCGACGTAACTCGATCTCACCGTGCCCCTTTCGCGGAGGTTGACGAGTGCTGAAGCCCGAACTCCTGGAGATCCTGGCCTGCCCGGCCTGCAAGGGTCAGCTGCGTCCGCTGCCGGATCACAGCGCGCTGGATTGTCCGGTCTGCAAGCTTCGTTACAGGGTCGAGGACGACATACCGATCATGCTCTTGGACGAGGCGGAACCCCTGCCCGAGAGCAAGGAGTCCTGACGCCATGCCGATTTCCCTGAAGATCCCGCATGTCCGATCCATGACCTGTTTGCTGTCAGGGATCGCCGTTATCGCATGTGTGGGCCCGCCCGCGCCGGTCGCGGCCGCGCCGGTGGTCGGAACACCCGTGGTCACGATCGCCGACGCCAGCGACGCCACGACGGTGCTGGTCTTCACCTTCCCGCTGGAGGGTCCCCCGGCCGACGGGTCCGCGCTCTCGGCGGAGGACCTGCAGTGGGCCCGCCCGCGATCGCTGGAGCGCACCCCCGACGGCGGCTACGTTCCTCTGCCGCGCCGGCAGCAAGCGGTCGTCGCCGTGCCCACGCACGAGGCCGTCGGCTGGGAAGTTGCTGGTTGCACCTGGCTGGTGGAGCCTCGCGCCCCGGCCTCGCCCCGGTCGGCCGTCACCGTCTCGCCGCCCCAGGTCTACCGGGACGTGCCGCTGGTCACCGTGATCGTGGCGCCCGAAGTCCAGGACGGCGTGCTCGGTTCGGTGACGGTGGTCCTGCGCCACGCGCCGCAGTCGCGCTACGCGCGGGCCCTGAAGGCCGCGGCGGGCAAGGTCGTCCCGGACGTCATCGGCGCGCGCGCGATCGTCAACACGCAGCTCTTCTCGCGTCTCGCGGCCGGCCTGTCCTCGTTGCGCAGGCAGGAGAGCGCCGCCGCCCGCCAGTCTACGCATCCCTTCCTGCTCGCCGGCCACTGGCTGGAGCTGGAGATCGAGCAGACCGGCGCCCACCGTCTGACGGGCCTGGACTTCACCTTCGCCGGCGTTCCCACGTCCCAGGTCGATCCCGGCAAGCTGCGCCTCTACCGCGCCTGGCCGACGGCCCTGCCCGACGATCCCGAACAGGAACCCGCCACCTGGCAGGACGATTACGCGGGACTGACCGAGGTCGCGCTGGACGTCCGGGACGCCGACGGGTCCTGGGACGACGGCGACGAGCTGCGCTTCTACGCCGTCGGGCCCGACGACTGGTCAGACCGCTTCGTCGCGGGCGCATCGCCCGTCGCCTGGCAGGAACATCCCTACAGCAACCGCACGGTGTACTGGCTGACCTGGGAGGACCACCAGACCGCCACGCCGCTGCCCGGGGCGCCCCTGCGCATGACCACGCAGAACGCCGCGGCCCACGGCGTCGACCCGCTGTCGATCCACCTGGCCCGCCACCACCGCGAGCAGTCCAACGTCGAGGCCTTCGGGCGCCTGCTCGACAACTGGGCCTGGGACACGGCCATCTTCAACCAGAAGACCGTCACCTTCGACATCCCCCACGCCGTCACCGACAGCGCCGCCTTCTTCATGGTGGAGGTCCGTTCGAACCATCACCTGGGGGGGAGCTCGTCCGTCGAGAACGTCGTGACCGTCTGGCTGAACGACGGCCTGGACAGCGGCGACACCGTATCCTCCAGCTGGCTCATCTTCTACGATGGTCGCCCGGACAGCCTGCGCAATCGGGTGGCGGCCTGGAGTCCGCGCCTGGTCGAAGGCGTCAACAGCCTGACCCTGCGCCGGGACAGCCCCTCCAATCCGCCCATTCTGGTCCCGCCGTCGGTGATACTGGACTCGGCCGACATGATGGCCTGGCAGGACCTGATCCTCGACAGCGGGCAGTTCGCGTTCACGCACTGGGGCAGCCAGGTGGGCGCCCCCGGCGAGTTCGCGGATCTGCGCCTGTCCTATCGGGCGGGGCGCGACATCGAGATCTGGGACGTGAGCGATCCCCACGTGCCCATCGTCATGGTGGGCGACTTCACGGGGATTCCCGCCACCGCCGTCACCCTGGGCCTGACGCGCCAGCCGGATGCGGATCTGCACCTGCTCGCCTGCGGGGAGGCCGATTACTACGAGCCGGCGTATGTCGCGCGCCGGACGCCGGGGGCGCTGCGCGGCACCGATCCGGACGTCGCGTACGTGCTCCTCTACGAGGCGGGATTGGCCGCGTACGCGGCGCAGCTCGCCGCGCATCGGTCGGCCGACCTGCAGGTGGAGGCCGTGGACGTGGCGGACGTCTACGACGCCTTCGGCGGCGGCGTGAAGGA
The bacterium genome window above contains:
- a CDS encoding Trm112 family protein, with the translated sequence MLKPELLEILACPACKGQLRPLPDHSALDCPVCKLRYRVEDDIPIMLLDEAEPLPESKES
- the dnaE gene encoding DNA polymerase III subunit alpha, whose product is MPQKTFVHLHNHSDYSLLDGAMKAKAMAKRAAALGMPALALTDHGNMFGAVEFYLACRKVGIKPILGMEAYVAPDHSERSDDPQRRPHHTVLLARDETGWRNLMKLSSLGYLEGFYYKPRIDKVQLDAHRAGLVALSACLSGEPSRALKRGDVAAATRAAAEYKEILGRDRYFLEIQDHGIEAEARVRRHMPEVARAVGVGVVCTNDCHYLEREHAQAHDLLLCVGTNRQFDDPGRWRYDTDQIYLKSSEEMLKLFRDWPEAAANTLRIADMCDLELKLGELLLPAFPLPAGFDDEFAYLLHLAREGLSQRYGKITPGLQDRFEYEMRVIKQTGYAGYFLIVWDFIRAARERRIPVGPGRGSAAGSVVCYSLRITDIDPIVNNLLFERFLNPERISMPDIDVDFCFEKRPEIIRYVIDKYGKDNVSQIITFGTMAARGVIKDLARVLGFSFAEAEKISKLVPEGPGVSLRDCLDSVPGFKQVRNASPKHDMLLRNALVLEGMSRNPGIHAAGVLITPSPLIEHIPLFKSTKDDITSQFDMRMVEAMGLLKMDFLGLRTLTVIDKALDLVYRTTGRRLTPEQIPQDDPGTYALLQEGRTVGVFQLESSGMQELLRKMRPTAFEDIVAVNALFRPGPLGAGMDEVYVNCKHGRQAIHYPHPDLEPILKGTYGVILYQEQVMQISSLLGGFSMGQADTLRKAMGKKKREMMDNLRVLFLKGAQERGYERALAEKVYDEMAFFAEYGFNKSHSASYAVLSIQTAWLKAHYPGEFMAATMTTEMSKSDRVTQLIDEVKRLGLRINPPSVNKPSSEFEVRDGEIIFGMGAVKHVGAKAIEEIAAVRGTRECDFTDLYEFCEQIDLAAVNRKVLESLVHAGALDDLAGHRRQLIANLDRAMQYGNRVAREKAQGQASLFGSAVEASTRPTVDDCSPYDPLDELSLERAAVGFFLSGHPFHEYREFMDSLPVSTTRRAAGLGDGAWVDLAGVVTSLTEARDRNKRLYARCHFEDKRGLIEMIVYADLYERTAELVGSDSILVVGGRVRVKTDGVREIVADRVVAVDMALRDWTGEVLLSLDLDAADPQATERLEEFVRWAALPGVGEAGGSLTPRTVPLLVEVSREGKRWLLRSRTRQVALSLHTLRRMRDLPGVETIRIRCGLPAPEPQRRNGGFRKRSAGAG
- a CDS encoding acetyl-CoA carboxylase carboxyltransferase subunit alpha, which translates into the protein MNPKKTPWLDFEKPIVELEERIRTLEDSASLRGLDVTDEVARLRKRVQTLGRDIFEKLDPWQRVQLARHPRRPTTNHYIDHIFDGFTELHGDRGFRDDPSLVCGLAWLGERPLTVIGHQKGRDTKSNIHRNFGMAHPEGYRKALRIMEQSARFGRPIVTFIDTPGAYPGIGAEERGQGEAIARNLREMASLRVPILVFVTGEGGSGGALAIGIGDRVYMLENAIYSVISPEGCAAILWRDRAKAADAARAMKITAQDALRLGAIDAILPEPIGGAHRDYAAMALTIANRIRADLEELEEIDAQELVDQRLMKFLSMGIYNEAKPDD